A segment of the Raphanus sativus cultivar WK10039 unplaced genomic scaffold, ASM80110v3 Scaffold0576, whole genome shotgun sequence genome:
ATATTGCATTGGGCTTGAACTCTCTAATAGCTGGAGTGTGCGTGTGGCGGTTGTAGGTGCGAGATTACTGAACGGGCCAAAGAGGCGAGAGACAAGGAGCAGCTTACCGCCTTTGTGATGGGTTTGGACAAGGATCTAAGCTATGTGACAACGCATATCATGCTCATGAATCCAAGTCCTTCTGTTGACCAAGCCTACGGTTTGGTTGCACGAGCAGAATCGGACAGGAAGAGGAGACGCTGAAGAACCTTGGAAGTAGGGAGGTGATCATCACactattttatctattttattttattttttatgctACTCTTCTTTAAATCGTGTTTCTTCCTTACTTGGTTTTGTAACCATAGTGGTATCTCAATGTCATATGGCTACCGGTTAGCATACAAGCTTGATTAAATGTTCTTGAATTTTCATGTTTAGTCTCTAGGTTTTATAATCTTTAGGAGGACAAAAGAGGAGAtaacaaataaagaaataacTTCATTTCTcactaaaagaaaagaaagagacttAGAGGTGATTTTGTTTTGGAATACCACTTAATTTCATTACAACTTCAACTTATTCGAATACAAAAGATAGAGGGATCCTCTTTAGTAGAAATCATAAACTACAACAACATAAGATAAAAGGGATAATTTTTCAAAGGAAGATGACAGCGAAAACAAGACGAATCTTGAATGCGTCAGATGACAAAGTCTGACAGCAGATAGATAGGACAGCCCTCACCTACTAGACTTCGATGTGATTTTGATAGAGTTTTGACTAATAAATATCAGCATCCAGCTTCGATGTGTGTAACCTTGATACATTCTTGATGCTATCATAGCCAATGGTACTACTACCCCCTTGCGCCGATATGATATGAACACCGACCAAGTGCTCAGTCTGCCCAGGGTACTGATCCGACCACTGATGTTTGTTTTTTGTGACTCTCAAGCCCTCAAGCTTTGCAGCTACCTCCGTCATCAGTGGCCTTTCCTCTCCCGTCACTCTTGTACACTCCATAGCAACTCTGGCAGCTTCCTCGATCTCCTTCCAGTTATCCTCGTCGATTACTTTCTTGTCAATAACCTCGTGCAACCTGTTCTCCTTCATGGCAGAAACAATGTAACTCACCAGATGTTTTGGCTGCAGTGGCCTTTCGAAGCACAATGCCTTTTGGCCTGTGAGAAGTTCCATGAGAACTACTCCGAAGCTATAAACATCACTCTTTTCATTCAACAACCCTGTGTTGTAGTATTCGGGGTCTAAGTAGCCTGGAGTGCCTTGTACCATTGTTGTGAGCTGCTCTTTATCCATTGGTATTAGTCTCGAAGCACCAAAGTCAGCTACCTTTGCAGTTAAGTTTTCATCCAAGAGAATATTAGCAGTCTTGACATCTCGGTGGATGATTGGAATAGAAGCAGAAGAGTGAAGATATGCAAGAGTTCCAGCTATTTCCACGGCTATCCTCAGGCGTTGTTCCCATGTAAGGGAAGGACCAAACAAGAAACCATGCAAGTGATCGGAAAGGGTGCCACTGTTAATGAACTCATAGATAAGCAAGGGAACTTCAGTCTCTAGACAGCAGCCTAAGAGTTTGACCACGTTTCGATGGTTGATTTGTGAAAGCACAAGCACTTCGTTGATGAACTGCTCTACTTGGCTGCTGTCTCCTCCAAGCCGAGCTTTCTTTATTGCAATTACCGAGTCGTCGGGCAATATCCCTTTGTAGACAGTTCCTTGGCCTCCCTGGCCCAGGATTCTGCTTTCTTCATACCCATTTGTCGCCTCCTTCATGCTTTCATCGGTAAAGATTTGTATATTAGCATTTGATGTCCCTGGTCGTGAGAGTCTCCGTACTAATATGCCACCACCATTTTGTTGGAAGAATTTTTGTTGGAGCTCAGTCATCTTCCGGTGCTTCCTTTTCTGTTTCACACAGCTGCTAACAAGAAGAATGGACAAGAAGCCGATGGTTGTTCCTAAATCACATTATCacaaatagaaaagaaagaatCGAAAACAAGTGAGTGGAGCTATAAACATCGCTCTTAACGTTCAGGACTACCTCAAAGCTATAAACATCatagacacacacacacagatgaTGACATCTGGTTAACTATAAGTCCAGAGGGAAGCTTACCAAGAAGAATGGTAGCCCATTCATAGTCTTTATGCTTGCAACTCATAGTGGTTGTATCCAAGCGGTAACCAGACTGGCACTTACAATAAAAGCCTCCGACCTTGTTTCTACAGGTGCTGGGATCCGAGCAGTTATGTTTATTGATAGTACTATTAGTAGTACACTCATTGACGTCTGGCATAAGTAAAGAAGAGAATCAGAGATGTATCAGGAAAACAATGAactctcaaaagaaaaaaaaagataaaaacaatttgaagGGTACCTTGGCAACCATGTTTGTTTGAAAGGTAAGGATTCCCTTCATAACCATCTAAACATTTGCAGTTATACCCGGTTCCACGTGTAGAATTGAAACATGTGCTGTTCTTCATACCGCATATGCTTCTGTTTCCAACTTGCTCGCAATTCTGGTTTCCAATAGACCAGTCCAGTACGAGAGGGAAGTCGGTTACATTCCGTAGATTCTTAAGATCTCCCACACCTTCGAAGTGAAAAGTACCAATTTCGGCCAGAAAGGCATATGTGCAAGGATTAAAATCATGCACAGAAGTCATGTTCTCCAAACGAGATGGGTAAATTTCGAATGAATCATAGCTGTCAGACGGAACAGAGACATCTGTCCTGCAGCAACCTGCACCATTACAGTCTCCTCCATTTACTGTCGATGGAGAGTTACATGTTGACACGCATCCAGTTGAGTAATTTTGCTGTCCAATAGTGGTCAGAAGTGCTAAAGCGTTACAGCCTACTACATTAAACTTGTTTTTTTGGGAGAGAGATAAACTACCCAGCGTGTAGGAATAGGAAGACTTAACACTCAAATCTCCTTGCTTATCATAGCAAGCATAGGAAATCTTATCCATGACGCGCAGCTCCCCACTGTGAGAAATGTTGATGACATCAATCCCACCAAATAATAGCTTCCCTGTCTCTTTACAGGTGAGATGGAAATTGGGATCGCCGGCATAGTAACAACCAGGAGAAGTGCCAAAAGGGTACTCAACTGTGACATTTCCACATCTAGTTTGGCAATCCTTGCGAGGTTGCCCATTGACCGGCTCCGTATATGCGATGTAGAAGAAAATAGCCACCAAGACCAGACTCTGcaccttcttcatcttccaccttctctttgtctctctaaATTTGTTTCTCTATGAGCCACATCTATACGGTTGTTTAAACTATATACCAAGTCAATGTACCAACTCATTTAATTAGCATCCTAGCCTCTTTTGTTTCTGTACTCATTTATTAGTTTTGTAAGACACAAAGACCACGACGTTGATGATTACCA
Coding sequences within it:
- the LOC130502467 gene encoding wall-associated receptor kinase 1-like gives rise to the protein MKKVQSLVLVAIFFYIAYTEPVNGQPRKDCQTRCGNVTVEYPFGTSPGCYYAGDPNFHLTCKETGKLLFGGIDVINISHSGELRVMDKISYACYDKQGDLSVKSSYSYTLGSLSLSQKNKFNVVGCNALALLTTIGQQNYSTGCVSTCNSPSTVNGGDCNGAGCCRTDVSVPSDSYDSFEIYPSRLENMTSVHDFNPCTYAFLAEIGTFHFEGVGDLKNLRNVTDFPLVLDWSIGNQNCEQVGNRSICGMKNSTCFNSTRGTGYNCKCLDGYEGNPYLSNKHGCQDVNECTTNSTINKHNCSDPSTCRNKVGGFYCKCQSGYRLDTTTMSCKHKDYEWATILLGTTIGFLSILLVSSCVKQKRKHRKMTELQQKFFQQNGGGILVRRLSRPGTSNANIQIFTDESMKEATNGYEESRILGQGGQGTVYKGILPDDSVIAIKKARLGGDSSQVEQFINEVLVLSQINHRNVVKLLGCCLETEVPLLIYEFINSGTLSDHLHGFLFGPSLTWEQRLRIAVEIAGTLAYLHSSASIPIIHRDVKTANILLDENLTAKVADFGASRLIPMDKEQLTTMVQGTPGYLDPEYYNTGLLNEKSDVYSFGVVLMELLTGQKALCFERPLQPKHLVSYIVSAMKENRLHEVIDKKVIDEDNWKEIEEAARVAMECTRVTGEERPLMTEVAAKLEGLRVTKNKHQWSDQYPGQTEHLVGVHIISAQGGSSTIGYDSIKNVSRLHTSKLDADIY